In Lachnospiraceae bacterium, the DNA window CAAGTAATCTGTCATCATAAATTCCGCCGACAATTTTACCACGATAATAAATAATATATTCGCCCATCATCGCACGGAAAGTAATCTCGTCCAATTCTGCCAACTGTTCTAATATAAATTTCAAATATTCTTTACTTGATGCCATTAGTTGTCCTCCGACCTAATTTCATTTTACTCGATTTCTTTTTTATGATTCAAGTGTATTCCAATATGTCCAATCCCCAATATGATTGCTGCAACAAATAAAAACGGGTTTTTGCCATATATACTCAATAGACAAAATGCACATACTGGCAATGTTGCACCTGCCACCGGAATACCCAGTAAGCTGCTGTACATATCCTTCATTGTCTTAGCACTTCTGAAATATCTAATCCAATACACCTCATATAAGACCATCAAAACAAATGCAATCAAAAGTATTACAGTCCAACCGGATATTTCATTGATATTAAAATCTCTGAATATCAATGACAAGCAGGTTACAGAAATTTCTCCCACTCTTTCAAATAACAGCAGTACCCTGTTTTCATTTTTCACATACTTATCATAATCTTTCGGCTTATTTTTACTCCATACAATATTTGGTAGCATCAGCATCAATAAAAATATTAAACCTATATATGAAAATCCAAAATTTACATTCATTATTGTATCTCATTTCCAAGCAATTTACGCCTTTTTATTGGGTGTCTTATTACCGTTTTGCATTTCTCCGGTGCAACTTTTCTTGGGTCTGATAAATAGATTTCGTGATGGCGTCGCTCATCAGTAAAATCATTTACATAACCGTTTTCTTCAAGATATTTATCCATCATCGCCACGGTTGCAGGTTCATCATCAAACGCTCCTATATGCATTATCTGTACGCACAAACCTTCGTCAATACTCAAGAACTCTGCACCAGAGCAATCCATCTTTTTCTTTTTTGAAGCAGTTTCCACCGCCCAATCAAAATCTTTCTTTGTAATAAAATCAGGCAGACGAATAACAGAAATCCAGTTGAAAGCTGATTTATCAGTATAATCTATACTTTCAACATTGTCCTGCCACCAAAAGCCCTCAAGCGGTGGTACAACATATTCAAAAAATCCTTCTATTTTGTAATCCGTCTTATAGCTCATCTTGAGAGTATATGCAACAGCATACAAAACACCAATAGCAGTTTTATATTCTCCGCCTTCTTCATTAGGATTTCCTTTACCTCGTACCGCTATATAATTTGCCTTTGGAATTGTCACAATCTGCGGCTTATTCTTCGGCATATAGAACTCTTTATATTCTTTCTTAAAATCGAATGCCATTTGTTTATCCTCTCTGTAAAATCATTTTTACTTACCTTATAATTCAATTTATAAAACACAATTTGTATATATTTCAAATAAGGCTAAAAGGAATAAATCTTCCATTTTTTCTATAACTTCCCCATCGTATCCGCCCGGAGAACCGTATGATTTGTCAATGTTTTTATTTTTATTCCCATAGATTGCTGCAAACTCTGCTATAACAGTAACCAACTGGCACGCCTCTATTTCTTTGCAACTTCCAAAATTATATTCCACCGACAACTGCTGAATTGGTGTTTTCTTTTTGTCATTGCTGTTAAACGCATTAGCCAAAACATCTGTAATATGATTTTGATACTCAAACTCTTGATGTGGAATTGGTTTATCAGCATAATATTCTAAGCTACGAGCAAAATACTTCCCTCCATCGTAAAAAACACTTTTATCATCAGGGAAATGTTTATTTAGCACACTTTCTATTGCAGCCAAACACTTTTCATAAATATTGTACTCACTGACTCGTAAATCCAAATCACAATATTCCAAAATTCTATTTTGAACCTCTTTAGTACAACAGCAAAACTCTCTATACATCTCTCTGTTGTAATAAAACAAATCATTATACATCGTGGCTATTGCACATAACGGAATAAGTCCTCTGTCCTTATAATATTTAGAAATAAATGATACCGCTTGTGCTTTTACACTTTCTTGATGACGTTGCTCATCACGCTTGTCCTGCCTTTTTTCAAACCTCTCCATACGGTTGCTTTGTCTTATTTGCAAGACTGCAATAATAACCGTGACTATTAAAGCAACTCCCGCACAAATAATACTTATCCAATCTGAAACACTCATCATATAGTTTCTCCTTCTACTGTAAACGATAATTTAGAGCAACAAGCCAAGCTACTTTACGATTATTGGTTCACTCAGTTTGATTTTCCAGATGAAAACGGAGAACCATATCGTTCATCAGGCGGTAAAATGGTTTGGAATGAGCAGCTAAAGCGTACTATTCCTGACGGTTGGACAACAAATCCATTGTCAGATATTTTCACATTCAAATCCGGTTATTCCTTTTCCTCGGATTTGTATGAAGTATCTGGCAAATACAAACTACTAACAATAAAAAATGTTCAAAACAACGGCATAAATCTTAATGTCGATAATTATATAAACGTACTGCCTGACAATGTACCGGATTATTGCTTACTAAAAGCACAAGACATTTTAATGTCATTAACTGGCAATGTAGGACGTGTTGGAATTATGTATGCCGATAATTGTTTATTAAATCAACGAGTAGCTTTGGCTGAACCAGTTAATATAAATCAACGAGTTTTCGTTTACTTTTTGCTTAAAAGTGATATTATTCATAAGCAATATGAAATGATAGCAAACGGCTCATCACAACAAAATCTGAGCCCAATTGAAGCCGAAAAAGTCATTATTGCATATAATCCTGAAGTTGCAACAAAATTTTCGACTTTATGTAATGAATATCTGAATACTATTGTTTCAAATCTTGCTGAAAATCAGGAACTTATAAATATACGTGACTGGTTGCTACCTATACTGATGAACGGTCAAGCCACCATCAGTGATTGATACGGTAAATTATCGTTTATTGCATTATTGATAAGTATCTTTCTATCTATTGAAGAAAGTATCAATACTATCATATCCTGATACTTTTTCTCTGGTATTTTAAAATCTAAAGACATCAAATATTCAAGATTTATGTTATCTTGAATACTACCTGTCGCAGCATTTTGTATAGACTTTTTTATATACTCAAAAATATAGTACATAAATTCTTCTGATGATTTTTCGGGATATGCTGAAAAACCTACAATACTATCTGGAAAACACATTGGATAAGCCAAAATTGCTGTTTCCGCAATATTGGCGGCAATAGTAATACACAATGTTCCTGTATTCCACAATTTACTTTGTTTGAGCCCGAAATCGCCATATTCTTGTTCATGTTTACTCAAATAAAGAGTTGCTTCTTTAACATCTCCCGTTTGAACTAATGGATATTTCCCATTTTCAAACAGTTTTGGGTCGTTTCTCGGTCTATGTTTTGATACTCCTCTTGCAAATGTTCCTAATTCAGCCAATTTGGAAATTTTCCAATTCTCATTATATGAACTTCCATTATAAATCATATTTTTCTCCTAACCTATATACTTTCTATGAGCCAATTTAACATTGCTCTGTTTAACCATTGCATACTGCAAAGTCGTATCTATTTTTCTATGTCCCAAAAGCTGCTGTAACTGTTCAATGGGCATTCCTTTATCTATTGCCATAGTCGCAAGAGTACGTCTAAATTTATGTGGATGCACCTTACTAAGACCTAATTGTTTTCCAAAATTTCGTAATCGCACTTCAATACCACCAATTTTCAATCGTTCATAAGGAGCTTTTAATGATACAAACAGTGCCGGATTATTATCCCTTCTGCTCTGTAAATAATTCTGCAAATGTATTTTTGTTCTGGCGTCAAAATAAACGACTCTCTCCTTATCGCCCTTTCCAAAAACAACACATTCACGCTCATTAAAATCTATATCTTCTCGATTTAGCAGAACCATTTCGCCTACTCGCATACCTGTTGATGCCAACATATCAATCATTGCCAAGTCCCTGAGTTCTGTGCAATTATCTCTCATCAATTCAAGTGCTTCATCTGAATAAGTTTCCTTAATATTCGTTCCAGTTTTAACCTTATGTATTCTTCTGACCGGACTTTTCAAAATATAGTCCTCGTCCTCAAGCCAAGAAAAAAAGCTGGAAAGTATTCGTCTTATATTATCAATCGTAACTTTACTTGAATTTTTATTTGACTGATATTCAGTAAGGTAACAGCGTATATCATCGGTTACAATATATTTAATACCTTTACCTATACTATCAATCATTG includes these proteins:
- a CDS encoding GyrI-like domain-containing protein, producing MAFDFKKEYKEFYMPKNKPQIVTIPKANYIAVRGKGNPNEEGGEYKTAIGVLYAVAYTLKMSYKTDYKIEGFFEYVVPPLEGFWWQDNVESIDYTDKSAFNWISVIRLPDFITKKDFDWAVETASKKKKMDCSGAEFLSIDEGLCVQIMHIGAFDDEPATVAMMDKYLEENGYVNDFTDERRHHEIYLSDPRKVAPEKCKTVIRHPIKRRKLLGNEIQ
- a CDS encoding restriction endonuclease subunit S, whose translation is MVWNEQLKRTIPDGWTTNPLSDIFTFKSGYSFSSDLYEVSGKYKLLTIKNVQNNGINLNVDNYINVLPDNVPDYCLLKAQDILMSLTGNVGRVGIMYADNCLLNQRVALAEPVNINQRVFVYFLLKSDIIHKQYEMIANGSSQQNLSPIEAEKVIIAYNPEVATKFSTLCNEYLNTIVSNLAENQELINIRDWLLPILMNGQATISD
- a CDS encoding restriction endonuclease subunit S; the protein is MIYNGSSYNENWKISKLAELGTFARGVSKHRPRNDPKLFENGKYPLVQTGDVKEATLYLSKHEQEYGDFGLKQSKLWNTGTLCITIAANIAETAILAYPMCFPDSIVGFSAYPEKSSEEFMYYIFEYIKKSIQNAATGSIQDNINLEYLMSLDFKIPEKKYQDMIVLILSSIDRKILINNAINDNLPYQSLMVA
- a CDS encoding tyrosine-type recombinase/integrase, whose translation is MKQNLIMDIVQGMLPYLNNAQTQRLQEVLQHTLFDYEVAKTESDKGLSEQNLVELFLSAKRIEGCSEKTLKYYKATIQAMIDSIGKGIKYIVTDDIRCYLTEYQSNKNSSKVTIDNIRRILSSFFSWLEDEDYILKSPVRRIHKVKTGTNIKETYSDEALELMRDNCTELRDLAMIDMLASTGMRVGEMVLLNREDIDFNERECVVFGKGDKERVVYFDARTKIHLQNYLQSRRDNNPALFVSLKAPYERLKIGGIEVRLRNFGKQLGLSKVHPHKFRRTLATMAIDKGMPIEQLQQLLGHRKIDTTLQYAMVKQSNVKLAHRKYIG